A window of Juglans regia cultivar Chandler chromosome 7, Walnut 2.0, whole genome shotgun sequence contains these coding sequences:
- the LOC109020778 gene encoding pentatricopeptide repeat-containing protein At1g80150, mitochondrial → MLSLRFVRRFCHAIATIASTESFAAESNFIRDLKPLEEPALVKLKNERDPEKLFHLFKANSHNRLVIENRFAFEDTVSRLAGAGHFDYIEHLLEHQKSLPQGRREGFVVRIIMLYGKAGMTKHAIDTYYDMHLYGCRRTVKSFNAALKVLTRTRDLRAIEEFLNDAPVRYCVELDIYSVNIVTKAFCDMGFLDKAYLIMVEMEKLGLKPDVITYTTLISAFYEDNRWEIGNGLWNIMMLKGCLPNLATFNVRIQHLVNRRRAWQANGLMVTMQKFGITPDEVTYNLVIKGFCQAGYLEMAKRVYSALHAKGYKPNIKIYQTMIHYLCKGGDFDSAYGMSKECMRKNWFPNIDTIHSLLEGLKKNEQLGKAKVILALAQNRVPPFSSSQLGALKSTLSKY, encoded by the coding sequence ATGCTCTCTCTGCGATTCGTTCGCAGATTCTGTCATGCTATTGCCACCATTGCATCAACTGAAAGTTTTGCAGCCGAATCAAATTTCATTCGAGACTTGAAACCACTAGAAGAACCTGCCCTTGTGAAGCTTAAAAACGAGCGGGACCCTGAGAAGCTGTTCCATTTGTTTAAGGCCAATTCACACAATCGCCTTGTCATTGAAAATCGATTTGCATTTGAGGATACAGTGTCTAGGCTAGCTGGTGCGGGCCACTTTGATTACATTGAGCATTTGCTTGAGCATCAGAAGTCTCTTCCGCAGGGTCGGCGTGAAGGGTTCGTTGTGAGGATCATAATGTTGTATGGTAAGGCTGGAATGACTAAACATGCTATCGATACCTATTATGATATGCATTTGTATGGATGTCGAAGGACTGTTAAATCTTTCAATGCTGCCCTTAAGGTTTTGACGAGAACCCGTGACTTAAGAGCAATTGAGGAATTCCTTAACGATGCTCCTGTGAGGTATTGTGTTGAATTGGACATTTATTCAGTTAACATTGTTACAAAGGCTTTTTGCGATATGGGTTTTTTGGATAAAGCATATTTAATCATGGTAGAGATGGAAAAGTTGGGATTAAAGCCGGATGTGATTACGTACACAACCCTTATTTCTGCATTTTATGAGGATAACCGGTGGGAGATTGGTAATGGGCTGTGGAATATAATGATGCTAAAGGGGTGTCTACCAAATCTTGCAACTTTTAATGTTAGGATCCAACATTTGGTTAATAGGAGACGAGCATGGCAAGCCAATGGTTTAATGGTTACGATGCAGAAGTTTGGAATCACACCTGATGAGGTTACCTATAATTTGGTGATCAAAGGATTTTGCCAGGCTGGGTATCTTGAAATGGCCAAAAGGGTCTATTCTGCCTTACATGCCAAGGGCTACAAACCCAACATTAAAATTTATCAGACCATGATTCATTATCTCTGTAAGGGAGGGGATTTTGATTCGGCGTATGGGATGTCTAAAGAATGCATGAGAAAGAATTGGTTTCCAAATATTGATACCATTCATTCATTGCTTGAAGGCCTCAAGAAGAATGAGCAGCTTGGTAAGGCAAAGGTCATCCTGGCATTGGCTCAGAATAGGGTACCTCCTTTTTCTTCGAGCCAATTGGGTGCTTTAAAATCCACATTGTCCAAGTATTGA
- the LOC108982480 gene encoding signal peptidase complex catalytic subunit SEC11C-like isoform X2: MGWIGMIVTSALIIWKALMCITGSESPVVVVLSESMEPGFKRGDILFLHMSKDPIRAGEIVVFNVDGRDIPIVHRVIKVHERQDTGEVDVLTKGDSNKDDDRVLYAHRQLWLQQHHIVGRAVGFLPYVGWVTIIMTEKPIIKYILIGALGLLVITSKD, translated from the exons atggGGTGGATAG GCATGATTGTTACTTCTGCATTAATAATTTGGAAGGCATTGATGTGTATCACTGGCAGTGAGTCCCCTGTTGTTGTTGTACTTTCTGAAAGCATGGAACCTGGCTTCAAGAGG GGAGACATCTTGTTCTTACACATGAGCAAAGATCCTATTCGTGCAGGGGAGATTGTTGTTTTCAATGTTGAT gGTCGCGACATTCCAATTGTCCATCGTGTAATTAAG GTCCATGAAAGGCAAGATACTGGCGAGGTTGATGTCCTTACAAAAG GAGATAGTAACAAGGATGATGACAGGGTTTTGTATGCTCATCGCCAGCTCTGGCTTCAACAGCACCATATAGTGGGCAGAGCTGTAGG GTTCCTACCTTATGTTGGCTGGGTGACGATTATCATGACTGAAAAGCCAATTATCAAG TATATTCTTATTGGTGCATTGGGGTTGCTCGTCATAACATCGAAAGATTGA
- the LOC108982480 gene encoding signal peptidase complex catalytic subunit SEC11C-like isoform X1 produces the protein MGWIGETMGSIKSLQTLTKAITLGMIVTSALIIWKALMCITGSESPVVVVLSESMEPGFKRGDILFLHMSKDPIRAGEIVVFNVDGRDIPIVHRVIKVHERQDTGEVDVLTKGDSNKDDDRVLYAHRQLWLQQHHIVGRAVGFLPYVGWVTIIMTEKPIIKYILIGALGLLVITSKD, from the exons atggGGTGGATAGGTGAGACAATGGGCTCTATCAAATCCCTTCAGACCCTCACCAAGGCCATCACTCTCG GCATGATTGTTACTTCTGCATTAATAATTTGGAAGGCATTGATGTGTATCACTGGCAGTGAGTCCCCTGTTGTTGTTGTACTTTCTGAAAGCATGGAACCTGGCTTCAAGAGG GGAGACATCTTGTTCTTACACATGAGCAAAGATCCTATTCGTGCAGGGGAGATTGTTGTTTTCAATGTTGAT gGTCGCGACATTCCAATTGTCCATCGTGTAATTAAG GTCCATGAAAGGCAAGATACTGGCGAGGTTGATGTCCTTACAAAAG GAGATAGTAACAAGGATGATGACAGGGTTTTGTATGCTCATCGCCAGCTCTGGCTTCAACAGCACCATATAGTGGGCAGAGCTGTAGG GTTCCTACCTTATGTTGGCTGGGTGACGATTATCATGACTGAAAAGCCAATTATCAAG TATATTCTTATTGGTGCATTGGGGTTGCTCGTCATAACATCGAAAGATTGA